Below is a window of Leisingera sp. S132 DNA.
GCGGTGCCCAGCATGTCCATGGTGACGGACTCGAGCTTCATGCCCAGATCCTCGGAGATCACCTGGCCGCCGGTCAGGATCGCGATGTCCTGCAGCATGGCCTTGCGGCGGTCGCCGAAGCCCGGCGCCTTGACGGCTGCGATTTTCAGGCCGCCGCGCAGCTTGTTGACAACCAGGGTTGCCAGCGCTTCGCCTTCGACGTCCTCAGCGATGATCAGCAGCGGCTTCTGCGACTGGATCACCTGCTCCAGCAGCGGCACCATCGGCTGCAGCGAAGACAGTTTCTTCTCGTGCAGCAGGATCATGCAGTCTTCCAGATCCGCGACCATCTTGTCGGGGTTGGTGACGAAATAGGGCGACAGGTAGCCGCGGTCGAACTGCATGCCCTCGACCACGTCGGTCTCGGTTTCCATGCCTTTGTTCTCTTCGACAGTGATGACGCCTTCGTTGCCGACCTTCTGCATCGCGTCAGCGATCTGGCGGCCGATTTCAGCTTCGCCGTTGGCGGAGATGGTGCCAACCTGCGCAACCTCGTCGGAGTCTTTCACTTCGCGGGCCATGTCCTTGATGCCCTGCACGACTTTGGCGGTTGCCAGGTCGATGCCGCGCTTCAGGTCCATCGGGTTCAGGCCGGCAGCAACCTGCTTCAGGCCTTCTTTGACGATGGCCTGGGCCAGAACGGTTGCGGTGGTGGTGCCGTCACCGGCTTCGTCGTTGGTGCGGGAAGCAACTTCCTTCACCATCTGGGCGCCCATGTTCTCGAACTTGTCTTCCAGTTCGATTTCCTTCGCCACGGACACGCCGTCCTTGGTGATGCGCGGTGCGCCGAAGGATTTGTCCAGAACCACGTTGCGGCCTTTCGGGCCCAGGGTCACTTTCACGGCGTCGGCCAGAATGTTGACGCCTTTCAGCATGCGGTTGCGGGCATCGGTGTCGAATTTGACGTCCTTAGCAGCCATTTTTCACTCTCCTAGAGAAATTCTGTGTGTTTCAGCGATCAGGGATCAGAGCAGACTTGGGAAAATCCCGGGGTCTTACTCGATGATGCCCATGATGTCGCTTTCCTTCATCATCAGCAGCTCTTCAC
It encodes the following:
- the groL gene encoding chaperonin GroEL (60 kDa chaperone family; promotes refolding of misfolded polypeptides especially under stressful conditions; forms two stacked rings of heptamers to form a barrel-shaped 14mer; ends can be capped by GroES; misfolded proteins enter the barrel where they are refolded when GroES binds); translation: MAAKDVKFDTDARNRMLKGVNILADAVKVTLGPKGRNVVLDKSFGAPRITKDGVSVAKEIELEDKFENMGAQMVKEVASRTNDEAGDGTTTATVLAQAIVKEGLKQVAAGLNPMDLKRGIDLATAKVVQGIKDMAREVKDSDEVAQVGTISANGEAEIGRQIADAMQKVGNEGVITVEENKGMETETDVVEGMQFDRGYLSPYFVTNPDKMVADLEDCMILLHEKKLSSLQPMVPLLEQVIQSQKPLLIIAEDVEGEALATLVVNKLRGGLKIAAVKAPGFGDRRKAMLQDIAILTGGQVISEDLGMKLESVTMDMLGTAKKVSITKDETTIVDGAGEKAEIEARVAQIRTQIEETTSDYDREKLQERVAKLAGGVAVIRVGGMTEVEVKERKDRVDDALNATRAAVQEGVIVGGGVALVQAGKGLDGLEGANADQNAGINIVRKAIEAPLRQIAENAGVDGAVVAGKIRESSDSAFGYNAQTGEYGDMFSFGVIDPAKVTRTALEDASSVAGLLITTEAMVADKPAKEGAAGGGMPDMGGMGGMGGMM